GCAATtcatataatttgaaataaatattcatttagtaTACGTTGGATGCAGTTTGGTCAAATAATACCACAACGAAATGATAAAGGATGTTATGATAGTCCATTTTACTGTAAAAGTCTAAGAAATCGTCGGCGCAAATTACttagttatttaaataaactgcTTTATGAAAATCCTACAATGAGCATGGAGTTACATGAGAAGGAACAAACTAACTTATTGAAGGATATTGGACATCCTACTGAAAATAGTAAGTA
This Bombus pascuorum chromosome 1, iyBomPasc1.1, whole genome shotgun sequence DNA region includes the following protein-coding sequences:
- the LOC132912084 gene encoding A disintegrin and metalloproteinase with thrombospondin motifs adt-2, whose translation is MQFGQIIPQRNDKGCYDSPFYCKSLRNRRRKLLSYLNKLLYENPTMSMELHEKEQTNLLKDIGHPTENNSELWDDWSNWSICSVTCGSGRQVRWRHCSAEHCIKGLKRAQIKACRLKKCDSKDILHWLGIKSK